The following are from one region of the Penaeus vannamei isolate JL-2024 chromosome 28, ASM4276789v1, whole genome shotgun sequence genome:
- the LOC113802511 gene encoding uncharacterized protein, which translates to MNLLHILLLVAVTRAEKLPGNEISDTPKSLPSPLASTQEGASSYSSYNAEGAGMYGQTTKQAPFVSSFYGVPVAAPSTTTTTTTPRPATTPMSYGPAPTSAAPATPPGSLPYPSYTDIPPDLSFTCTGRLDGYYADPEAQCQVWHWCVPGGYKYSFLCPIQTLFNQATRTCDWWYNVDCQTAASLYGNNAELYKV; encoded by the coding sequence GAACTTATTACACATCCTTCTGCTGGTGGCGGTCACCCGGGCAGAGAAGCTACCGGGGAATGAGATTAGCGACACTCCAAAGTCTCTGCCATCCCCGTTAGCGAGCACGCAGGAAGGGGCGTCGTCATACTCTTCATACAACGCCGAAGGTGCGGGGATGTATGGCCAGACCACCAAGCAAGCACCCTTTGTCAGCAGCTTCTATGGTGTCCCAGTCGCCGCTCCTTCGACAACTACCACTACGACGACCCCCAGGCCAGCCACAACGCCTATGTCATACGGTCCTGCGCCTACCTCCGCAGCCCCAGCAACGCCTCCAGgatccctcccttacccatcctATACGGACATCCCTCCTGACCTTAGCTTCACGTGCACAGGGCGGCTGGATGGGTATTACGCCGACCCAGAGGCGCAGTGTCAGGTGTGGCACTGGTGCGTGCCAGGAGGATACAAGTACTCTTTTCTATGCCCCATCCAGACGCTCTTCAACCAGGCCACAAGAACATGTGATTGGTGGTACAACGTGGACTGCCAGACCGCAGCATCATTATATGGGAACAATGCTGAGCTTTATAAAGTTTAG